From the genome of Campylobacter concisus, one region includes:
- the murI gene encoding glutamate racemase, with protein MKIGIFDSGLGGLSVLNEALSKLSEHEFLYYADVKNVPYGQKSRDEILKFSFDAVKFLIENGANAVVVACNTATSVAIKELRANLNVPIIGMEPAVKKAHDLSHNDALKTLVIATPVTVNGAKLKELIANLHAKDKTELLALPRLVNFAENGEFDTENVKSYLKEELDKFVLSKFGFLVLGCTHFNYFKDSLREILPSNISIIDGNEGTINRLISELGLKISTLDQAPKVRFFYSGDEVFSKFELDKISRNLARLEKMREIY; from the coding sequence ATGAAGATAGGTATATTTGACTCAGGACTTGGCGGGCTGAGCGTCTTAAATGAAGCTTTAAGCAAGCTTAGTGAGCATGAATTTTTATATTACGCAGACGTGAAAAATGTCCCATACGGACAAAAGAGTAGGGATGAGATCTTAAAATTTAGCTTTGATGCGGTGAAATTTCTCATAGAAAATGGCGCAAACGCCGTTGTAGTAGCTTGTAATACGGCAACAAGCGTGGCGATAAAAGAGCTTAGAGCAAATTTAAATGTACCCATAATCGGCATGGAGCCAGCTGTAAAAAAAGCTCATGACTTAAGCCATAATGATGCCTTAAAGACGCTTGTCATAGCCACTCCGGTCACCGTAAATGGTGCAAAATTAAAAGAGCTGATCGCAAATTTACACGCAAAAGATAAGACTGAGCTGCTCGCTCTACCACGCCTTGTAAATTTTGCTGAAAATGGGGAATTTGACACCGAGAATGTGAAATCATATCTAAAAGAAGAGTTAGACAAATTTGTTCTAAGCAAATTTGGCTTTTTGGTGCTTGGCTGCACGCACTTTAACTATTTTAAAGATAGCCTAAGAGAAATTTTGCCATCAAATATAAGCATAATTGATGGCAACGAAGGGACAATAAACCGACTCATAAGTGAGCTTGGACTAAAAATTTCTACTTTAGATCAAGCCCCAAAAGTTAGATTTTTCTATTCTGGTGATGAAGTATTCAGTAAATTTGAGCTAGATAAAATTTCAAGAAATTTAGCTAGATTAGAGAAGATGAGAGAGATTTACTAG
- a CDS encoding DedA family protein: protein MLHDVIDFIVASVSSWGYAGIFIMMFLESSFFPFPSEVAMIPAGYLAHKGEMSLILAFLAGTLGSLLGAIFNYYLCYFFGREIVLKYGKFVGITHEKMDKFEAFFNKHGEISTFNSRLIPGIRQYISLPAGLAKMNIFRFCLFTTLGAGIWCAVLLGVGYFLGSNPDKQTLFLITITLLAVVAVISVVYIIKQRKG from the coding sequence ATGCTGCATGATGTTATTGATTTTATAGTTGCGAGCGTAAGTAGCTGGGGTTATGCTGGCATATTTATCATGATGTTTTTAGAAAGCTCATTTTTTCCATTTCCAAGCGAGGTCGCAATGATACCTGCTGGCTATTTGGCACATAAAGGTGAAATGAGTTTAATTTTGGCCTTTCTTGCAGGTACGCTTGGAAGCCTGCTTGGAGCTATTTTTAACTACTATCTTTGCTATTTTTTTGGTCGCGAGATCGTTTTAAAATACGGCAAATTTGTGGGAATCACTCACGAAAAAATGGATAAATTTGAAGCATTTTTCAATAAACACGGCGAAATTTCTACATTTAACTCACGTCTGATTCCTGGCATTCGTCAATACATAAGCCTGCCAGCCGGACTTGCTAAGATGAACATTTTTAGATTTTGCCTATTTACCACGCTTGGCGCTGGGATTTGGTGTGCTGTTTTGCTTGGAGTTGGCTATTTTTTAGGTTCAAATCCTGACAAACAGACACTTTTTTTAATCACGATCACTCTTTTAGCTGTAGTTGCAGTAATAAGCGTGGTCTATATAATAAAGCAAAGAAAAGGCTAA